A window of Passer domesticus isolate bPasDom1 chromosome 18, bPasDom1.hap1, whole genome shotgun sequence contains these coding sequences:
- the PHYHD1 gene encoding phytanoyl-CoA dioxygenase domain-containing protein 1 isoform X1, translated as MASVSQQQIQKFHKDGFLVLEQFFSAEECDSMRRQIQRIVAEMEVPPHCRTAFSTRQEEQLRQQGSSDYFLTSGDKIRFFFEKGVLDEQGNFLIPKEKSVSKIGHALHAYDPVFKQITHSPKVQELGRKLGLERPVVVQSMYIFKQPGIGGEVTPHQDASFLHTEPLGRILGFWIALEDATQENGCLWFIPGSHTNGITRRMVRAPQGASTCVEFVGSEPAYDDKQFIPLPISKGGLILIHGEVVHKSELNSSESSRHVFTFHVMEAKGTTWSKENWLQPTPELPFPSLYT; from the exons ATGGCATCCGTGAGCCAGCAGCAGATCCAGAAG TTCCACAAGGATGGCTTCCTTGTCCTGGAGCAGTTTTTCAGCGCAGAGGAGTGTGACAGCATGAGGAGGCAGATCCAGAGGATCGTGGCGGAGATGGAGGTGCCGCCGCACTGCCGCACCGCCTTCTCCaccaggcaggaggagcagctccgGCAGCAG GGTAGCTCGGATTATTTCCTAACCAGTGGAGACAAGATTAGATTCTTCTTTGAGAAAGGTGTTTTGGATGAGCAAG gTAACTTTCTAATTCCAAAGGAGAAGTCTGTCAGCAAGATTGGCCATG CTCTACATGCTTATGATCCTGTCTTCAAGCAAATCACCCACTCCCCCAAGGTGCAG GAACTGGGAAGAAAACTAGGCCTTGAGAGACCAGTAGTTGTGCAGAGCATGTATATCTTCAAG caaCCTGGCATTGGTGGTGAAG TGACACCACACCAAGATGCCAGTTTCctgcacacagagcccctgggcAGGATCCTGGGGTTCTGGATTGCCCTGGAAGATGCCACACAGGAGAATGGCTGTTTGTGGTTCATCCCTGGCTCTCACACCA ATGGGATTACCAGGAGGATGGTCCGTGCACCTCAAGGTGCCTCAACCTGTGTGGAGTTTGTGGGCTCAGAGCCAGCCTACGATGACAAGCAGTTCATTCCTCTGCCCATAAGTAAAG GGGGACTCATCCTGATCCATGGCGAGGTTGTCCATAAGAGTGAACTCAACAGCTCGGAGTCTTCGCGCCACGTGTTCACCTTCCACGTGATGGAAGCCAAAGGCACCACCTGGAGCAAGGAGAACTG GCTCCAGCCAACTCCTGAACTGCCTTTTCCATCGCTCTACACTTGA
- the PHYHD1 gene encoding phytanoyl-CoA dioxygenase domain-containing protein 1 isoform X2, whose product MLRLGGEKMQGSSDYFLTSGDKIRFFFEKGVLDEQGNFLIPKEKSVSKIGHALHAYDPVFKQITHSPKVQELGRKLGLERPVVVQSMYIFKQPGIGGEVTPHQDASFLHTEPLGRILGFWIALEDATQENGCLWFIPGSHTNGITRRMVRAPQGASTCVEFVGSEPAYDDKQFIPLPISKGGLILIHGEVVHKSELNSSESSRHVFTFHVMEAKGTTWSKENWLQPTPELPFPSLYT is encoded by the exons ATGCTGCGGCTTGGTGGGGAAAAGATGCAG GGTAGCTCGGATTATTTCCTAACCAGTGGAGACAAGATTAGATTCTTCTTTGAGAAAGGTGTTTTGGATGAGCAAG gTAACTTTCTAATTCCAAAGGAGAAGTCTGTCAGCAAGATTGGCCATG CTCTACATGCTTATGATCCTGTCTTCAAGCAAATCACCCACTCCCCCAAGGTGCAG GAACTGGGAAGAAAACTAGGCCTTGAGAGACCAGTAGTTGTGCAGAGCATGTATATCTTCAAG caaCCTGGCATTGGTGGTGAAG TGACACCACACCAAGATGCCAGTTTCctgcacacagagcccctgggcAGGATCCTGGGGTTCTGGATTGCCCTGGAAGATGCCACACAGGAGAATGGCTGTTTGTGGTTCATCCCTGGCTCTCACACCA ATGGGATTACCAGGAGGATGGTCCGTGCACCTCAAGGTGCCTCAACCTGTGTGGAGTTTGTGGGCTCAGAGCCAGCCTACGATGACAAGCAGTTCATTCCTCTGCCCATAAGTAAAG GGGGACTCATCCTGATCCATGGCGAGGTTGTCCATAAGAGTGAACTCAACAGCTCGGAGTCTTCGCGCCACGTGTTCACCTTCCACGTGATGGAAGCCAAAGGCACCACCTGGAGCAAGGAGAACTG GCTCCAGCCAACTCCTGAACTGCCTTTTCCATCGCTCTACACTTGA